In bacterium, a single genomic region encodes these proteins:
- a CDS encoding class I SAM-dependent methyltransferase → MPIPKWQYDEFLPPGVDFTSVEEVRNYDTMHQKFRDYVQSTEIIVQALGLNAESTVIDMGSGTGAFTLHAAKQCKKIFAVDISKPMLEYCQQKAKESGVSNITFHHGGLLTYEHQGEPVDAMVCVAVVHHLPDFWKQIGLQRANRMIKPNGKLFLFDIVFSSKLANLPDEIARLITAFEQQAGAQMAKEAIIHIKEEYSTYDWIMEGILSKSGFKIDSAQYNTGFQATYICSQV, encoded by the coding sequence ATGCCAATCCCGAAATGGCAATATGATGAATTCTTACCGCCGGGCGTAGATTTTACTTCCGTTGAAGAAGTCCGGAATTATGATACCATGCATCAAAAGTTTCGGGATTATGTTCAATCAACGGAAATAATAGTTCAAGCGCTAGGGCTGAATGCAGAAAGTACGGTCATCGATATGGGTTCGGGTACCGGTGCGTTTACACTTCATGCGGCGAAACAATGCAAAAAAATTTTTGCGGTAGATATCTCCAAGCCAATGCTAGAGTATTGTCAGCAGAAGGCGAAAGAATCGGGGGTTTCCAATATAACATTTCATCATGGCGGGCTACTTACCTATGAACATCAAGGAGAACCGGTCGATGCGATGGTTTGTGTTGCGGTAGTACATCATCTTCCGGATTTCTGGAAACAAATCGGATTACAGCGGGCGAACCGGATGATTAAACCGAACGGAAAATTATTTCTATTCGATATTGTATTTTCTTCGAAATTGGCTAATTTACCTGATGAAATTGCCCGGTTGATTACCGCTTTTGAACAGCAAGCTGGAGCGCAGATGGCGAAAGAAGCAATTATCCATATTAAAGAGGAATATAGCACCTACGATTGGATTATGGAAGGTATCTTATCGAAAAGCGGATTTAAAATTGATTCCGCTCAATACAACACTGGATTTCAAGCGACATATATTTGTTCACAAGTTTAA